From Danio rerio strain Tuebingen ecotype United States chromosome 7, GRCz12tu, whole genome shotgun sequence, the proteins below share one genomic window:
- the LOC137490288 gene encoding serine/threonine-protein kinase pim-2-like → MGQRISCLNIATESECVYSLHPSTPLQLNNDTPRLENHQLDESRVVPCEEDGVGSLVKEKKKVKKKSSFWRKLFRFSCPRTGRGEKVEQVDSEKVKPVTETEPSTDDQTSVGNIPNPVEHHDNQQAPNSLEVPSSIIDLQIQEQCENVELEEETSTDDQTSVETISSVESYGPQNTPNSSFEIPLFTVDEQIQEFPDDLSEEETVCPLAENPSQDMVLIIGSMCWTYNMGELLGEGGFGAVYAGVRAHDGLPVAIKFAKKMEGMEYLYVPGLPELVPLEIGLTLMANKGPSSPNIIDLLDWQDFPDYYIMVLQRPSPCLSVFKLLESCGNIFEERFARYVMRQVIEAAETCCRRGVFHRDIKLENLIINTHTMDVTLIDFGCGNLFHETEYHTFSGTEMYCPPEFFETGKYFARPATVYSLGVLLYTMVCGYMPDYTDREKMQHWLWYLPSLSCECSHLINACLHPDPSERIQLEQILLHDWFTISPSDMEDERPVLVMQEELISQAC, encoded by the exons ATGGGTCAGCGAATTTCTTGTCTGAATATAGCGACAGAGTCTGAGTGTGTGTACAGTTTACATCCTAGTACACCACTTCAGTTAAATAATGACACGCCTCGTCTTGAAAACCATCAGCTTGATGAGAGCCGTGTTGTTCCTTGTGAGGAAGATGGAGTAGggagtttggtgaaggagaaaaagaaagtgaagaaaaaatcaaGTTTTTGGAGAAAGCTGTTCCGCTTTTCATGCCCAAGAACTGGAAGGGGTGAAAAGGTGGAGCAGGTAGACAGTGAGAAGGTGAAGCCGGTCACTGAAACAGAACCTTCTACTGATG ATCAAACCTCAGTAGGAAACATCCCAAACCCTGTTGAGCATCATGACAACCAGCAAGCTCCTAACAGCCTTGAGGTTCCTTCCTCCATCATTGACCTGCAAATACAggaacagtgtgagaatgtggagCTGGAGGAAGAAACGTCTACTGATG ATCAAACTTCAGTGGAGACCATATCTTCTGTAGAGAGTTATGGTCCTCAGAACACTCCCAACAGTAGTTTTGAGATTCCTCTCTTCACTGTTGACGAGCAAATCCAGGAGTTTCCAGATGATCTGTCAGAGGAAGAAACTGTGTGTCCTCTGGCAGAAAACCCAAGCCAAGACATGGTCTTGATTATTGGGA GCATGTGCTGGACCTACAACATGGGTGAGCTACTGGGAGAAGGAGGATTTGGTGCCGTATATGCTGGTGTCCGTGCCCATGATGGTCTTCCG GTGGCAATCAAGTTTGCCAAAAAAATGGAGGGCATGGAATATCTCTACGTT CCTGGCCTTCCAGAACTTGTACCGCTTGAAATCGGCCTCACACTTATGGCAAACAAGGGTCCCAGCTCACCCAACATAATAGATCTGCTGGATTGGCAGGACTTTCCAGACTATTATATAATGGTCCTGCAGCGTCCTTCACCATGCCTGAGTGTGTTCAAGCTGTTGGAGAGCTGTGGCAACATCTTTGAAGAAAGGTTTGCTCGGTATGTGATGCGCCAGGTTATCGAGGCAGCTGAGACCTGCTGCCGGCGCGGAGTATTCCACAGAGATATAAAGTTGGAGAACTTGATCATCAACACACACACCATGGATGTCACACTGATTGACTTCGGCTGTGGGAACCTGTTCCACGAAACAGAGTACCACACTTTTAGTG GCACAGAGATGTACTGCCCTCCAGAGTTTTTCGAAACGGGCAAATACTTTGCACGGCCAGCAACCGTGTATTCGCTTGGAGTGCTGCTATACACTATGGTGTGCGGATATATGCCAGACTACACGGATCGGGAAAAGATGCAGCACTGGCTCTGGTATCTGCCATCTTTGTCTTGTG AATGCAGTCATCTCATAAATGCCTGTCTGCATCCCGATCCCAGCGAGAGGATACAACTGGAGCAGATCCTCCTCCACGACTGGTTTACG aTCTCACCATCAGACATGGAGGATGAGCGCCCGGTCCTGGTCATGCAGGAAGAGCTGATTAGCCAGGCATGCTAA